From a single Anomalospiza imberbis isolate Cuckoo-Finch-1a 21T00152 chromosome 16, ASM3175350v1, whole genome shotgun sequence genomic region:
- the NHLRC4 gene encoding NHL-repeat-containing protein 4, which translates to MDYTLETSQLKQKLLKTIYSLQLKSFTTLQSASPVLHSQRGMGMVTQHQVHQLADKAKSLCGDLDNIKNLLHYCQDHLVRQIPNPTGSRYGGVRGIHCSLDGSIYVTAESAPWVHVLSSTGHTLQSLPCQQTGKGGSIFLPEDVTVTRMGMVAVADMVNEAIWVFNPYTNLSKGEWIKIRKVGSPRGIGVDSMGKILVADYAQGQVDSFALDHTFRTLNVHSVPNLQGPRYVSPVPSGGFVVSEECGDVKVFMSSCKLLCSLSSKYGHQFGNPAGVCVDKDGSILVADEQRRTVHLFPEHGAPICLVSTGLRRPAGMACSSSGHLLVADTVENCVKVFKYCVRPPYRPTNAGASCADPNQTHRWGGGVVPLQPH; encoded by the coding sequence ATGGACTACACGCTGGAGACCAGCCAGCTAAAGCAAAAGCTTCTGAAAACCATCTACAGCCTCCAGCTGAAGTCATTTACCACACTGCAGTCAGCCAGCCCAGTGCTGCACAGCCAGCGTGGCATGGGCATGGTGACCCAGCACCAGGTCCACCAGCTGGCAGATAAGGCCAAAAGCCTGTGTGGAGATCTGGACAACATCAAGAACCTCCTCCACTATTGCCAGGATCACTTGGTCCGGCAGATTCCCAATCCCACTGGCAGCCGCTACGGGGGTGTCAGAGGAATCCATTGCTCCCTGGATGGCTCCATCTACGTGACAGCTGAGAGTGCTCCCTGGGTCCACGTGCTCAGCAGCACAGGTCACACACTGCAGTCCTTGCCCTGCCAACAAACGGGCAAGGGAGGCAGCATTTTCTTGCCGGAAGATGTGACTGTGACTAGGATGGGAATGGTGGCTGTAGCTGACATGGTGAATGAAGCCATCTGGGTCTTCAACCCTTACACCAACCTCTCCAAGGGGGAATGGATAAAGATCAGGAAGGTTGGTTCCCCCAGGGGTATTGGAGTAGATTCCATGGGCAAGATCCTGGTAGCAGACTATGCACAAGGCCAAGTGGACAGCTTTGCACTGGACCATACCTTCAGGACACTCAATGTCCACTCTGTCCCAAATCTGCAGGGACCTCGCTACGTCAGTCCAGTGCCCAGTGGAGGCTTTGTGGTGAGCGAGGAGTGTGGAGACGTCAAGGTCTTCATGAGCAGCTGTAAGCTCCTCTGCTCCCTCAGCAGCAAATATGGACACCAGTTTGGCAACCCTGCTGGGGTCTGCGTGGACAAGGATGGCAGCATCCTGGTGGCAGACGAGCAGCGCCGTACAGTCCACTTGTTCCCAGAGCATGGAGCTCCCATCTGCCTGGTGTCCACAGGGCTGCGGAGGCCTGCTGGCATGGCTTGCTCCTCCTCTGGGCACCTCCTTGTGGCAGACACAGTGGAGAACTGTGTCAAAGTCTTTAAGTACTGTGTGAGGCCCCCGTACAGACCCACCAATGCTGGGGCATCATGTGCCGATCCCAACCAAACGCacaggtggggagggggggtcgttcccctgcagccccactgA